DNA sequence from the Actinacidiphila yeochonensis CN732 genome:
CCCCGGTACCGAGCGCTCCGGCCCGGTGGACGGGGAACGCCGTCCCCCCGCCGTCCCCCTGCCGCCGTCCACGCGGTCACGCCGCGCGGCGCGCGCCCGCCAGCTGCCGTACGGTGCCGCCGGCCGCGCCGAGGAAACCGGCCGCGAGCAGGACGTAGAGGGCCGCCGCGAGCCACGTCACCGGGTGGACGCCGGTGTGCCGGGCCAGCGCCGAGGCGCCCGTCACGATGGTGCCCACCGGGAAGGTGAAGGCCCACCACGTCATCGCAAAGCCCATCCCGGCGCGGGCCGCCCGCAGCAGCAGCGCCGCCGACAGCACCAGCCACAGCAGCGCGAAGCCCATCACCGGCACCCCGTACAGCACCGAGAACGCCCGCAGCGCGCCCGCGTACACCGGGAGCCCGCCCGAGGCGGCGTCGGCGAGGTTGCCGGCGGCGGTGGTGGACTGGCCCAGCGGCCCCAGCACCAGCAGCAGCGTCGGGGTCAGCGCCAGCGGCAGCGGGTGCCGCACCAGCCGCCCCCACACCAGCGGCAGCACCACCAGCACGCACAGCAGGCTCGCCCCGAACATCCCCGAGCAGGCCAGCAGCAGGGTGGCGCGGGCCTGGTGCGCCCCGGCCGGCAGGTGCGCCACCAGCGCCGGACCGGACGCGGCGGCCACCATCGGCGCCACCAGCGGCAGCAGCCACACCGGGGAGGCGTCGTCCGGGCCGATCCGGTGCCGCGTCACCATCAGGTACGGCACCGCGATCGCGACCAGCAGCGCCGCCGCCGCTCCGACCGTCCAGAGCACCGCGTCCACCGCGACCGCCGTGTGGGCCCCCAGCACCCCGGGCCCCAGCAGCAGGGTTCCGGTGCCCACGGCCAGCAGCGCCATCGGCAGGCAGCCGTAGAACGGGGCGACCGCGGGGTCGGCCAGGTGCTCGCGGGCCCGGTCGGCGTGGCGCAGCCAGTGCCCGGCACGGGCGGCCAGCACGGCCAGCAGCACCACGACGGACAGCGCCCACAGCCCCGTGCACGCGGCGTGCAGCCACCCGGGGCGGCCGGGCAGTCCGGCCCCGGCGCTGGCCGTGATCGACGTGCCCATCACCGCCGCGTACCAGTTCGGGCCGAACTCCCGCAGCGCGCCGCCCCGGACACGGGTGGAACGGGGTGGGGCGGGGGCTGCGGGCGCGGTGAGGGTGCTCATACCTGCGACGATGCCGCCGCGCGGGGCGCTCCGGTAGCGACCGCGCGGCTATCAGGTCATAAGCTGGAGTGATGAGCGCACTCGCGATTTCTCCCCATACGCACCCGCCCGAGGACGCCGGTGCCCCGGGCGGTCCGGGTGCCCAGGGTGCTGCGGGCGGGTCGCGCGCTACCGGGGCCTCGGGTGGGCCCCGTGGGCCCGTGGGTCCCGTGGGTCCGGGGCCTCGGGTGGGTCCGAGGGTTCTGGACCGCTCGGCGGGGCCGGGCGGGCGGCTCCGGGGACCGCGCCGCTGGCGCACCGGGTGCCCGACCTCGGCGCGCTGGAGCTGCTGCTGGCCGTCGCCCGGCTGGGCAGCCTGGGACGGGCCGCCCGGGAGCTGGGGATCAGCCAGCCGGCGGCGAGCGGGCGGCTGCGCGCGCTGGAGACCCGGCTCGGCGTCGCGCTGGTCCGCCGCTCCCCGCGCGGCTCGCGGCTCACCGACGAAGGCGCCCTGGTCAGCGAGTGGGCGCAGCGGGTGGTGGAGGCCGCGGAGGTGTTCGACGCCGGGGCGCGGGCGCTGCGCGGGCGGCGCGACTCCCGCCTGCGGGTGGCGGCCAGCATGACGGTGGCCGAGTACCTGCTGCCCGGCTGGCTGGTGGCGCTGCACGAACGGCTGCCGGATACCGCGGTCTCCCTGGCCGCGGGCAACTCCGCGGCCGTGGCCGAGCAGGTGGGCGCGGGCGCCGCCGACCTCGGCTTCGTTGAGGGCCTGGACGTACCGCCCGGCCTGGACGCGGCCGTCGTGGGCCACGACCACCTGCTGGTGGTCACCGCGCCCTGGCATCCGTGGGCCGTCCGGCGCACCCCGCTGCGAGCGGCCGAGCTGGCCGCGGCACCGCTGCTGCTGCGCGAACCGGGTTCGGGGACGCGCCAGGTGCTGGACGCGGCCCTGACCGGACACGGCGGACCGGCCGCGCCGCTGCTGGAGCTGGCGTCCACCACGGCGGTCAAGTCCGCGGCGGTCGGCGGGGCCGGGCGGCCGTGCTCAGCGAGCTGGCGGTGGCCGAGGAGCTGGCCGCGGGGCGGCTGGTGCGCGTCCCGGTGGCCGGCCTCACCCTGCGGCGGGCCCTGCGCGCGGTCTGGCCGGCCGGCCACCGGCCGGCCGGCCCGGCCCGCGACCTGCTCGCGCTGACCCGCTCCCGGCCCGGAGCCGCTCCGGGCGGTGCGGACCGTGCCGGCGGCGGGCATCCCGGCTGACGGGACGCCGGCGGACGGCGTCGGCCAGGGAGCGGGCCGGGAGCGCGGCGCCCGGTGGGAAGGGACCCGCCACCGACCTGCCGGATCCTGTCCGGGCCGTTCCCCACCCGCCCTGACATGGGCGGATTCGCCTGGGCGGGACGCCGCCGTGCCGCTGCTGAGGCGTCCGCTGCCCGGTGTGACCGCCCTGTGACCGCCGTGCTTACGGGATTCTCATGCTCGGGCCATAAGGTGACGCCGTGACGACGACGACCCCGCCCGGCTGGTACCCAGAACCCGGGCACACAGGCAACGGCCCGGCCATGGAACGCTGGTGGAACGGGACCGAGTGGACGGAGTACACGCGGACCGCGCCGGGCCCGGGCACGCCGCAGCAGGACACCCCGCAGCAGGGCGCCCAGCCGTACGGGCAGCCCCAGGACCAGCCGTACGGTGTCCAGCCCTACGGTGTCCAGCCCTACGGCGGGCAGCCGTACGGCGGCTATCCACCCGCCACCGTCATATCCGGCGGCGGGGGCGGGCGGCGGCGCACCAGCACCGTGGTGCTCTCGATCGTCGCCGCGCTCGTGGTGATCGGCGGCGTCATCGCGGGCGTGCTGGTGCTGGGCGACAACAGCAGCAGCGACAACAAGGCCCAGAGCACTCCGAGCACGGCGCCCAGCGGCGGCTTCAACCGTGGCGGGAACGGCAACGGCAACGGGAGCGGCGGCCTGGGCGGGGATAGCGGCGGCCTGGGCGGCAGCGGCGGCCAGGCCCCCGACACCCAGCAGCCGGAGAGCCCGGGCACCGGCGGCAAGACCGTCACGGGTCCCGGCACCGCGGCGGACCCGCTGGACGGCATCAGCCTGCCCGTCCTGAAGGGCTGGACCGGTGACGAGTCCACCGACAGCAGCACGGCCGACGTCGTCACCGGCAGCTACCCCTGCCCGCAGGACTCGACCTCGACGTGCGTGCGCGGCGGTGTCTTCGCCCAGCCCGCGCTGGCCCTGAACCTGAAGTCCACCACGGCCGAGGCGGCCGCCAAGGAGGACATCGCCGGCAACGCCGAGCAGGCGTACGGCTCCGACATCTACGGCAAGACCACCTCCCACGAGCAGCTGGCGTCCGAGTCGGTCACGGTGGCGGGCAAGCAGGGCTACCTGGTGCGGTGGAAGGTCGACACCGCGTCCGGAACCAGCGGTTACGTGGAGTCCCTGGCGTTCCCGTCGCCCACCCGCGACCTGCTGGTCGTGATCCGCTTCGGGTTCGACGTCAGCGGCAAGGCACCCGGCCTCGACACCATGGACACGATCACCAAGGGCATCAAGGCATCCAGCGGCACCGCCGGTTCCGGCGGGGGCGGCACCGGCGTCTGAGCCCGGTCCGCGACGAACCATCCCGCCCGACACCCGGCGGCCCCGCCTTCTCAGGGCCCCCGGACCCGCTCCGCGCGCACCCGGCCTCCGCAACTGCGGGGGCCGGCCGTGCGTCCGGGGTCCGTGCGTCCGGGGTCCGTGCGCCGCGGGGCTCCCGGACGCGGGTGTTCCCGGGGACCCGACGGGAGCGGTGGGAGGTCCCCGACGGGAACGGAGGAGCGGACCCGACAGGCGGGGGAGAGGGGGAGTGCTACAGGAACGTCCGGCCCTCGCCCCGGTACGTCGGGGCCACCGCGACCACTGACTCGCCCTCCACCAGATGGAGTTCGGCGAAGCGCTCGCACAACTCGCCCGCCTTGGCGTGCCGGAACCACACCTTGTCGCCGATCAGCAGGTCGTCGGCGGCCGGCCCGAGCAGCGGGGTCTGCACCTCGCCCGGACCCTCCTGCGGGTCATAGCGCAGCCCCTCGGGCAGCCAGGGCTCGGGCAGCCGGTCCCTGCCCGCCGCGCCGGAGGCCGGGTAGCCGCCGCCGAGCACGGTCACCACGCCCACCCCCGGCCGCCGCACCACCGGCAGCGCGAACAGCGCGGCGGGGCGGCCGTGGAAGGACGTGTAGTTGTCGAACAGCCGCGGTACGTACAGGCCCGAGCCCGCCGCCACCTCCGTCACCGCGTCCTCCGCCGCCGTGTGCTGGACGCTGCCGGTCCCGCCGCCGTTGACGAACTCCAGGTCCGGAACGGCCTCCCGCACCGCCGCCACCGCGGCGGCCCGCCGGCCGGCCAGTTCCCGCCGGGCCGCGGACTGCATCAGCCGCACCGCGAGCGACCGGCCCGGACGCCCGCGTACCGTGTCGCCGACGCCGGCGATGTGCCCCTCGTAGGCCATCACCCCCACCACGCGGAAACCCGGCCGGGCGGCGACCCGCCGGGCGAACGCGCCCAGTTCGCCGGGGGCGCGCAGCGGCGAGCGCAGCGCGCCGACACGGATCCGGCCGGCCAGCGCCCGCAGGCTGGTGTCCAGTTCGAGACAGACCCGGACGCGTTCGGTGCCCTCCGCGCCCCGGGAGGCGTCGATCAGGTCGAGTTGGGCCTCGTCGTCCACCATCACCGAGACGGCGGCGGCGAGTTCCGGGTCCGCCGCCAGCTCGGCGAAGGCTGTCCGGTCCGCCGACGGGTAGGCCAGCAGGATGTCGTCGAAGCCGGCCCGGGCCAGCCACAGCGCCTCCGGAAGGGTGAAGGCCATCACCCCGGCGAACCCCTCGCGGGCCAGCACCCGTTCGAGCAGCGCCCGGCACCGCACCGACTTGGAGGCGACCCGTACCGGCTTGCCGCCCGCACGGCGGACCAGGTCGGCCGCGTTCACGTCGAACGCGGCCAGGTCGACGATGGCGACGGGGGCGTCGAGATGGGCGGTCGCCCGGTCGTACCGGGTCCGGTCCGCGCTGCGCAGGGACATGGGCGCAGCCTGCCAGACCCCGCTACCAGGCGGTAGGCCCGCGGCCCGGATCCCGGCCACCGCACCCGTCGCGCCCCGGCGCAGCCGCATCTCCCGCCAACCCCGTAAAGTGACGCGCACACGAACGGGTACCACGCTGGTACAGGGCATGAGGGAGCGCCGGGTGAGCACCGGAGTGGAGAAAGGCAACACCCCGCCCGCTTCTGCCCCTTCACCCTTCCCCACACTCCAACCGCACCTGCGCGGCGCCTCCTCGGCGGAACAGCCCGCCGCCGCCCCGGGGAGCGGTCCGGTCCCGGCTCCGCCCCCGGCCTCGCTGCCGTCGTCGGCAGGGTCCCCCGAGGGCGGTCGGGGCCCGGCGCCCCTTGCGTCCTCCGGCCAGGAGCCCGTCGAGCCGCCTCCTGCGGTGGCCGAGGACCCCGGCGGACGGCCCGGAACGCCTCCGCCCGCCCGTCCGGGCGCTGTTACGGCACAGGCTGGTCCCCCGCCGCCCGCCCCGCCCGAGCCTCCCTGCGCGGGCGCTGCCGGGCGGGCGAGTGCGGCGCGGTGGCCCGCAGGGGCCGAACAGCGGTCATCCGAAACCATCTTGGATGGCGCAGGGGCTGAACACCAGCAGCAGGGAGGGGCCTTGGGCCGGCCTCCGGCTGAACGCCAAGCGTCCGAGGCCCCCTCGGGGGGAGCCTCCGCGACAGCGGCGGGGGACGACGACCCGTGGCCGCTCGCCCCGCCCGCGCGGGGCGGCTCCCTCCCGCCGCCGCCCCGGCAGGCCCTCCGGCCCCCGCCCCTCCGGCAGCACCCCCTCGGCCGTCGGCGCGACCCATGGCCGGGCCTGCCGTACCGCCGCCCCCGGCCGGGCCGCCGACCTCCGGCGGCGCCCGGCCACTGCCGGCGCAAACGCCCCGGCCGGCCGCCGCTGTGCCCGTCCCCCGCCGCCAAGCAGGCCCCTGCCGCCCCGCGCCCCCGCCCGGCCTGCCCGGTGCCGCGCCTTACCCCGCGCCGCCGGCCCCGGCAAGCTACCCCGAGACGGTGTCCTTCGCGCCCGCGCCCCTCGGGACGGCACCGGAGACGGCCGGAACGGAGCCGCGCCGAGCCGTGGTGAGGGTGCGGAGACAGCGTGTACTGGCCGCCGCGTGCCTGGTGGTGGGCCTCGGGCTGCTCGGCGGCGCCGTCGCTGGAGCCGCGCTCAACGGCGGCACCCGGCCCCGCCTCCGCTCGCCGACGGCAGCCCGGAGGCGTTCGCCAAAGCCCGCGAGGTGTGGCGCGACACCCCCGTGGACAGCCTCTTCCCACCCGAGCTGAGTGCCAAGGGCGGCGGCCCCGGCGGTGCCGACCGCTCCTGGGTGCGGATCGGAGTGGCCGCACCGGCAGGCTGTGCGGGTGCCTTCGACCCGCTGCTCCAGCACGTGCTGGCCCCCGTCGGCTGCGCCCGGCTGCTGCGCGCCACCTACGTCGACAGCACCTCGACGACGGTGACGACGGTCGGGCTGCTCGTCGCCTCCGGCGAGGAACCCGCCATGAGCGCGCTGGGCACGCGCTGGACCTCGGAGCACCTCGGCGAGCGAGCGGATCTGCTGCCGCGTACGGCGGCGTTCCCCGGTACCCAGGCCGCCCACTTCGGGGCCCGACAGCGCGGCAGTTGGGACGTGCGGATCTCCTCCGGCCTGC
Encoded proteins:
- a CDS encoding SLAC1 family transporter yields the protein MSTLTAPAAPAPPRSTRVRGGALREFGPNWYAAVMGTSITASAGAGLPGRPGWLHAACTGLWALSVVVLLAVLAARAGHWLRHADRAREHLADPAVAPFYGCLPMALLAVGTGTLLLGPGVLGAHTAVAVDAVLWTVGAAAALLVAIAVPYLMVTRHRIGPDDASPVWLLPLVAPMVAAASGPALVAHLPAGAHQARATLLLACSGMFGASLLCVLVVLPLVWGRLVRHPLPLALTPTLLLVLGPLGQSTTAAGNLADAASGGLPVYAGALRAFSVLYGVPVMGFALLWLVLSAALLLRAARAGMGFAMTWWAFTFPVGTIVTGASALARHTGVHPVTWLAAALYVLLAAGFLGAAGGTVRQLAGARRAA
- a CDS encoding DUF2510 domain-containing protein, whose amino-acid sequence is MTTTTPPGWYPEPGHTGNGPAMERWWNGTEWTEYTRTAPGPGTPQQDTPQQGAQPYGQPQDQPYGVQPYGVQPYGGQPYGGYPPATVISGGGGGRRRTSTVVLSIVAALVVIGGVIAGVLVLGDNSSSDNKAQSTPSTAPSGGFNRGGNGNGNGSGGLGGDSGGLGGSGGQAPDTQQPESPGTGGKTVTGPGTAADPLDGISLPVLKGWTGDESTDSSTADVVTGSYPCPQDSTSTCVRGGVFAQPALALNLKSTTAEAAAKEDIAGNAEQAYGSDIYGKTTSHEQLASESVTVAGKQGYLVRWKVDTASGTSGYVESLAFPSPTRDLLVVIRFGFDVSGKAPGLDTMDTITKGIKASSGTAGSGGGGTGV
- a CDS encoding amino acid deaminase/aldolase; the encoded protein is MSLRSADRTRYDRATAHLDAPVAIVDLAAFDVNAADLVRRAGGKPVRVASKSVRCRALLERVLAREGFAGVMAFTLPEALWLARAGFDDILLAYPSADRTAFAELAADPELAAAVSVMVDDEAQLDLIDASRGAEGTERVRVCLELDTSLRALAGRIRVGALRSPLRAPGELGAFARRVAARPGFRVVGVMAYEGHIAGVGDTVRGRPGRSLAVRLMQSAARRELAGRRAAAVAAVREAVPDLEFVNGGGTGSVQHTAAEDAVTEVAAGSGLYVPRLFDNYTSFHGRPAALFALPVVRRPGVGVVTVLGGGYPASGAAGRDRLPEPWLPEGLRYDPQEGPGEVQTPLLGPAADDLLIGDKVWFRHAKAGELCERFAELHLVEGESVVAVAPTYRGEGRTFL